Proteins encoded together in one Styela clava chromosome 12, kaStyClav1.hap1.2, whole genome shotgun sequence window:
- the LOC120329834 gene encoding uncharacterized protein LOC120329834 isoform X3, which yields MFSHNHLMMKFSRTIYLESFYQFWSAASCLHLHFDVVSVIFVLFSIQTKFDFTKSGILYVLCIIFFRSDSLPFLPTGTLGKLYTVTLDMYPKRKTLQD from the exons ATGTTTTCACACAATCATTTGATGATGAAATTTTCAAGGACAATTTATTTGGAGAGTTTTTATCAGTTTTGGTCTGCAGCATCTTGTTTACATCTTCATTTTGAT GTTGTCTCTGtcatttttgttctgttctccATACAAACCAAATTTGACTTCACTAAATCAGGAATTCTCTATGTgttatgcataattttttttcgttcGGATTCATTACCATTTTTGCCTACTGGCACTCTTGG AAAACTATACACGGTGACTTTGGATATGTATCCAAAACGGAAGACATTGCAAGACTGA
- the LOC120329834 gene encoding uncharacterized protein LOC120329834 isoform X2, with amino-acid sequence MGTCGTPEYCEIPVLNIGRCLSYGQSTFQLIFTLLKSIYFWIRLVVIFSGFISLVIEYNTCCRFVMFSHNHLMMKFSRTIYLESFYQFWSAASCLHLHFDVVSVIFVLFSIQTKFDFTKSGILYVLCIIFFRSDSLPFLPTGTLGYHKHENS; translated from the exons ATGGGTACTTGCGGAACACCAGAGTACTGCGAAATTCCTGTGTTGAACATCGGACGTTGTTTAAGCTATGGTCAGTCCACTTTTCAACTCATCTTCACACTCTTGAAATCCATTTATTTCTGGATTCGTTTAGTGGTTATTTTTTCAGGATTCATTTCACTGGTTATTGAATACAACACTTGTTGTCGGTTTGTTATGTTTTCACACAATCATTTGATGATGAAATTTTCAAGGACAATTTATTTGGAGAGTTTTTATCAGTTTTGGTCTGCAGCATCTTGTTTACATCTTCATTTTGAT GTTGTCTCTGtcatttttgttctgttctccATACAAACCAAATTTGACTTCACTAAATCAGGAATTCTCTATGTgttatgcataattttttttcgttcGGATTCATTACCATTTTTGCCTACTGGCACTCTTGG ATATCACAAACATGAAAATTCTTGA
- the LOC120329834 gene encoding uncharacterized protein LOC120329834 isoform X1 — MGTCGTPEYCEIPVLNIGRCLSYGQSTFQLIFTLLKSIYFWIRLVVIFSGFISLVIEYNTCCRFVMFSHNHLMMKFSRTIYLESFYQFWSAASCLHLHFDVVSVIFVLFSIQTKFDFTKSGILYVLCIIFFRSDSLPFLPTGTLGKLYTVTLDMYPKRKTLQD, encoded by the exons ATGGGTACTTGCGGAACACCAGAGTACTGCGAAATTCCTGTGTTGAACATCGGACGTTGTTTAAGCTATGGTCAGTCCACTTTTCAACTCATCTTCACACTCTTGAAATCCATTTATTTCTGGATTCGTTTAGTGGTTATTTTTTCAGGATTCATTTCACTGGTTATTGAATACAACACTTGTTGTCGGTTTGTTATGTTTTCACACAATCATTTGATGATGAAATTTTCAAGGACAATTTATTTGGAGAGTTTTTATCAGTTTTGGTCTGCAGCATCTTGTTTACATCTTCATTTTGAT GTTGTCTCTGtcatttttgttctgttctccATACAAACCAAATTTGACTTCACTAAATCAGGAATTCTCTATGTgttatgcataattttttttcgttcGGATTCATTACCATTTTTGCCTACTGGCACTCTTGG AAAACTATACACGGTGACTTTGGATATGTATCCAAAACGGAAGACATTGCAAGACTGA